The stretch of DNA AGATTCTAATTCAAATTTAACGTTGAcacatgtaaaaaagaaaaaaaaaggtggttATGTAGGTATCAATCGTGTCATCCTTCACCAACAGATCTGAGAGGCTGAACTGCTTCTCTCTCCTGAGCTCCTTCCCCTttcttgtcctccctccctcttaccatGCTTGGGTAAAAGCCTTTACCAAGGAATGGGTGTGTCCACTTGTCTTAAATGCATCTGAGCATGTCCTGACCTGACCTGTGTCGGGGGAACCACACTGTCCTCTCTAGCTTTTCTCTTACTGCCTCTAACTAACCATCCTGCATCCCAGCAGACACAGTGCGTATGAGTGGGCACAAATTACTGTCTTCACTGGATCCAAATTCTTAGTTCTTAATTGTTGAACCCCAGTCAGTCTATGATCACAATGCAATACGTCTTATAGAGTCTTACAGTGCCACTCATAGCCGCCTTGTCTGATCTTCTCCTTCCAGACCACAACATGCACACAAGCAAATCGCTATGCTTTATTTCAAGTCCTGCTGGTGATTATTTTAGTATGACGAAAATGTTCAGTCTTCACATCGACGAGGTTGGAGCCAAGTCCATTTCGATATTCGGTTTCTAAAAACTGAAATGGGATTGGTCTGTAACTTTGTTTTTCTATCAGAGTGAGGAGCAGACTTGGATCAGAGGGCACAGTGGCTTGTGTTGGTGTTTGGTCTGTGACAGGAGCACAAAGAttccatattttcatattaaagGGCGTTAACATGGTACCTCACTCTCTGTCCTGTCAGGCTCTGGGGTGGACGATGCTGTAGGAGAGGTGTCCATCCATGTGGAGATTTTCACTCACCCCAACACTGGAGAGCACAAAGTCACAGTGAAAGGTAAAGaagtgtgttttttggggggtttttttacTCTGGAAATTGAGTAAACATGTTCATTCCTCTCCAAAGTCCATTCACTAACTGTGATACAGAGCTTTCAACTGTATCACACAGTCTTCAGCGGAAATAGTTTAcacagttgtcatggagatagtCTTAAAATTCTATGGTGAAATAAAGCTCGTTTAGCTCGCTTTTCATCTCTGTGACAGCTAAGGATAGTGCTGATGAAGGCTGATATGGTTTAAAACTCCAGAAAAAGATAGTAAATTGAATTTTTATAAACAGTAGCAGCATTTTAAACCAGTAGTTATTTCCTACTTTTACAAAATATAAGAGTGTAAATGCAAGTAAGAAGACCTGAGATAATCTAACAGAAACAAATAAGTAGGACGTCACATAGATGTACAACATTTCCACGATAGGGCACCTACAACTGCTTTTCCGCTGCCAAAAAATATGACTCATTGGTGAAATAACTGGAAATGTGGCCTGAGGGACAACCAGTATTTTCTTGTTCTGAATCTGTGAAAATGTGGAACAGAGGAGACTCTGttccacattttcacacattgtcTCCACACAAATCCCTCtctcacccacccacccactccttcccaccttctctttctgtgtctcagtgGTGGCTGCCAACGACCTGAGGTGGCAGACGCAGGGAATATTCCGGCCATTTGTGGAGGTCTTTATCATCGGGCCTCATCTCAGCGACAAGAAGAGGAAGTACGCCACCAAGTCGAAGAACAACAGCTGGGCTCCTAAATACAATGAAACCTTCACTTTGTGAGTGATAATAATGATACCAATTGGTTGTTTCTTTTTGAGGTTGTTGAAAATGACCACAAGGAGGTGCTTGTATaacttctctctcctcttcaccgCAGCACCCTGAGCAACGAGGTGGGTCCTGAGTGCTAcgagctgcaggtgtgtgtcaAGGATTACTGCTTCGCCCGGGAGGACCGCACCGTGGGTATGGCTGTCCTGCAGCTGAAGGACATGGCCTCCAAAGGCAGCGTAGCCTGCTGGCTGCCGCTGGGCAAACGCATCCACATGGACGAGACAGGCCTCACTGTGCTGCGCATCCTCTCCCAGCGCAACAATGACGATGTGGCCAAGGAATTTGTCAAGCTCAAGTCCGACCAGCGCTCGGCAGAGGAGGGCCGCAGCTAAGAGGCAAAGTTTAAAGCAACCTGCCTGAAGCTCAATCAGGTGCCGCCAACTATTGCCCTGGAGCTCTCCTGAGCCACTGCTAGCCACTGCCCTGATTATCCAGTGTTGCAAAAGCACACATAAGACAACAGCCACCACACATCCAGTGCtgtaaatacattcatttgagTGGGAAGGAcgcagtgtttaaaaaaaaaaagaaaaaagaagcatcACTCTAGTTTTCTTCAAAAAGCACCTGTGTCTTTAACTGTTACAGATATTATCAGCCATCTTTTTGATGAACAATGCATAGAGTTTAATCATAGAGCGTATAACTACTTTCCTCTATCAGTAGAGGTCACTAATGCCATTATATACTagcatcagacacacacacacacctcatttgACGGGTCAGGGTGAGAAATATTGTAGCCTTTTAACGTTTTGGCTTTCTCTCTCAGTtttctctgccttttttttttactttacccCACCTACTTCCTAGCTCCTCTTGTCTCTTCCTCTGGCCCTGCATCTGCTCAGAGAAGGGACCGCAAGTGCCAACAGATAATCGCTGAAATATGCCAAGACCAGCCCTAAGCACAACAGGACCAACTGTCCGACTGACCCACTAACGACCACTACAAATGGCTGCGAGGCCTCAAAACATTCCAAATATCGGGAGGGGTACACATATTGAATACAAAGCACTATTTAGTTATGATagttttaattcaaatatttatttactgctttccaaattatattaatatgtaaataattctatatatatttattcatatattatatatgacgGACACATGTAATGGTATAATACAGGATTATTCGATGGACGTGTGGTACTTGAAAGattgtctttgtctgtctttATGTCTGTCTACCCTGTAACAGAGCACACTGCCTGACACCCTCAATGCCTTCTGTCTCGTTGACCCTCGTACAGTATGTCTGTCTCCTGTATAGCGACTGTATGAGAGATTAATCTGATGAAAACAAGCCTTCAAGCACTGTGATTCAtcaggaaaaaatatatatatacacgtttgtgtgtgtgtgtgtgtgtgagagagagagaatgagtgtgtgaatgtatgatctgagcatgtgcagagcTCGTATTGTGCGTTGGTAAAATGTTGACCTCATGTAGCCGCCTGTGTTGCCTGTTACCTGCAAATGTAATCACAGAAAGCTGCCACAAGCAAAGAGCATCATAcaaaaaaagggggtggggggggttgttCTTGTTCTGATTAGACTTTGGAAATTTTTCTAAGTGTCTTTTACTTCGGGGGGAGGTTGCGTCTTATACCTTATGATGGTTATTTCCATCTATTTTTGTGTTACTACTAACATTCCAGACAGCCCTTTAGTGGGTATACAAGTTTGTCagatagaaaaaaagacttATCTTAAAACTTAACCACCTCCTTTTCTTACAAAAAAaccttgcaaaattaaaatgtgtttgtaaagaGATGATTAAAAATCCCTGAGACATTatttcacaaaaacaacattgctCTACCTTGGTTACAAAACTGCACACCCTGCACCCCAGGGGGAGCACAAATCACCAATGATCCACCCATGATCCCTAATGATACAGCTGCAGGTGCTGTAACCCTGATCCAGAAGTCAGACCTCTTCTAAAAAAGGGCTGCAGAGCCAGACCACACCAGGTCTGGCGCTGACATTTAAAAGAGGGCCTACAGTTCAGTCTGTTACTCTAAATCAGTGTAGAGTGAAGAGTTAAGCACAGGGTCTTTGCTGCACCCATAATAACATGTTTATACTCTgatctttttgtttgtctttttatggAAATACACATCAAAGCTTTGAATAATTTAAAAGTTCAGTTCAGTACAGTttaattaaatgattgattataATTCAATTGAAAAAGCAACTTAATGTTAATAGTTATAGTTAATAGTAAAGAATTTACTATTAACAGTCTAGCATGTCTCATAACTTCTATTTTCACTGAatgctcctttttaaaaaaagaaaagatgaattgGTTTCTTCATCCAAAAGGGTTTTGTATGTTTGTCAGGCCAAGGAAATAATGTTGATGATTGGGATCCTTAGGATGACAgggtgtgtattttattttttttaaagttttatttcatcTAACTGATGAGGGTCTCTCCCCCTGCAAAGCACTTGATAGTATCTGAATACTTCAACAGGCCCATTCAACAAGGTGTAAGAACTGAACTCTATGCATCTAATCTATAAAAATCTATGTAGATGAGTCATTTTTGAAACAGTCTTATAATGTTTACATTGTGGATTCTTCTTATATCAGCACAAGTGTTTGTCTGATATGTTGTAAATGCTGTCTCTATCGTAATGGGCCAAATATCAACAGCTTTATTAGAGACTGAAATTGTTTGTGGAACAGACAGATCCGATGGTCGTTGTGGGCATTGTAAATAGCTCGGATGTAACAAACACGTCAGACTATGTGAAGTGAAGTTTGCTGCTCTTTTTGTAGACTTGAATTTTTGCTCTGGGTGATGGGGCAATTGGGCAATTAAGTGTGTGGGTGCCCAACTGGATATGTAGCTATTATTGAGAGATGTATAAAGGCTGCATTCTGTACACACTGGAGGTGTACAACTGATTTGAACAAACAGTGCACAAAAACTGATCAATTGAAACTCATTCCCTAATTCTAAACATGTTGTTTCACTCTCCAGTGTATACAGCGTCTTTCCTTCAAAGATAACTTCAACAGTCTTTTAATAACTTTAAAtcacaggaaaacaacaaccacATAGCTGGAAATGCCacgaaaaaaaacaacaactttatttattgcTGTCGACAATGATATTTAGGTCAAGGAAATTTTTTCCTCCTTCAAATACTCAGTTTGCGTGTTGAGGTACCGAGCTGGTGTGTGCAACtggaacatacacacacacacaccagttaaGGACGAGGACCGGATGCAGAAGCACAACGAAAAGCACACTGACACAAGTGGACAGACATGCATGTACTGCTCTGTCCAGCTGACCAGGCCACAAGGACATCTGCACAGTGACACCGGTCCTGTACTTCCAGAAATGGTGCATGATaggaacaataaaacataaatggagaaaaaaaaaaaacgttacTGTGCCAGCACGCATAATTATTTGATGTTACTTGCCAATCGTTGTCtcctttattttgatatttcattcttgttttctatttttcaaatgtttgtgaatatataaatatgtattactGATGATGTGTAGTGGTACAAAGTACTCGCATGGGAATTTTTTTATACATGAGATGTTtctaattttttgtttttttttattctggttGTTCTTATTGGGGGTTGAGGTTACAGGGACTGCAGTCTCATTGTGTTCCTGCTTCCAATAAAatatgaggggaaaaaaagcttttcattgCTTGTTTTCTACATTAACATCTGTGTAATCTTTTTGTGAGAAATTTCAAACTCATCAGAGAGCTACCTCAGATGTAAATCTTTGACCGAGCTTCTGACCTTTCAGAAATCACTCATCCCTCTGTAGTATTCAGCCTAATCCACTGACGATGAAGAGGTTAGTTACACATAGTCCCTTTGAAATAGCCAGAATTATTACATCTCCTGCAAGTCATGTGAATTTCAAAGGACTCTTTAGGCTCTGCGCAGAAAGGAGATCTTGAGGGAGTCTGGGATGACTAACTGCTCAGCGCGGAGGACGGGCGGAGGCAGGTATGGGAATGTGACGGGAAACACTCTCCTCACATCCATCAGGAGCTGTGGAGGTTGGCCATCAGAGCGGCCTTTGAGAAGCCCCTAGAGGAGCACAGATAAGAGATATGAGTCACACAttttcatagactgtatatcaATATATCAGATCTCTCAGCTGAAGGCAGCACCTGGACAATACGGATGAAATTCAGGGTGACTCTTTCATCAAGGTCACTGTGGGGAGTGTAGAGGgtcaaaatcttcacaatctgttgaacaaaaaaacaaaataaagaccAGCAGGAAGTTAAGTCTTGCACaaatttgtttagttttttcttcttctttgataCAGATGGGAAAAGAGAGACCCACCTGCTGACTGGACAGGGCAGTGCAGGTCTGACAGAGAGCCTGTGCATCCCCCTCTGTCTTTTTCGCTGCCTGCAGCAGCTGAACTGCCTGAATGAGGGGCTCCAGTGTGGCCACAGCACCCCCTGCCTGCAGACCCCGGCTACGCAGCCACTCCTCCAGCAAACTCAGATTATAGCTTTAATGATAAGAAAAAGACAGACCGATATTAGAAATAATACAGTGTGCAAGTGGACATaataacataaacacacatgcattagCCATtactttataatatataattcatGTCACAACTGTTTCAGGAGGGCTTGTTTATGGTATCATTATGACAAATTGTGAGGCTGTAGTTTGTGGAGGTGTTATCTGAATTAAATGCTAAGTTGTGatctttttattacatttactgaTCTTAAACTCATCTTCTAATAACCATGCTCCTACATTGGTCAGAGACCTTATGGTACTTCTCAGGATTTCTGGCTTGGTGTCCTACTGGGACTGTAAGTTGCCCTTTCAAAAATCCTCAGTTGGACAGATGGCTTTTTCAGTTTGAGGGATCAATAAGTGGAGCTCAAAGTGGATCATGACTGGGATCATTTTAACTGAGCCAGTTTTCAAAGAGGGATCAGTCATGAGCTCTGGTACCTGTCATTTTATGATACTTTTATTGTATGATGgtttgtgaaatgttttgtgCTGCTTAGTGCACATTTTCTTGTTGAGTTTTGTGctttaatgtatgtgtgtgtactgctgAGTGTTCTGGTGTAGTTCATTTTATATCTTATTGTTGAGGTTTATGTATTTAGAAGGCACCATAAACTAGTTTAGGGTACTATATATCTATCCttatattgacattttaatgtACTATAAATTTGACACTGACTGGTTTCATTCAGGCTAAAACAGATGACTGACTTCACAAGAGAGACACATTTTGGAGGGTAGGTCCACTTTGAAATAACTTAATGCATAGCAACAGTGTGGAGATCAAGGTGGTTTAAAGGGTGTATCAATCTGAGCTAAATTCCCGTTGCATGCAAAGATGTTTTCTGATGAGAAAAAAGGCTAGTGTTTTTggcaacacaacacaaattaAGGTTGTGCAATGTAGAGAAAATCTTCCATAATTGCATATATAACTTTTTAAGAAAATGTTGCATGTGTTTCTACATGTATCTGTGCATGTTTCTACCGTATTTGCATGCCACGGCTACAGCAGCATATGTCTTTCCTCAGCAGCAGGCTGTTGAGAGCTGAGGCAGAGATGAGGTAGAAGAGCTGGTGGAAGGTCTGCTCCATCAGCGTCTGAGGTAGAGCCTGATGGGACATGGAGGTGTGAAGGGCTCCCAGTTCCCTCATCACTGACGCCATTGTGGGAACGTCACCTCCTACGGCCCTGGGGTCCGAGCCTGCTCGCTTCCTGGAGCCAACCAGCTTTGCCTGAGCGCCAGACAAACCTGGGATGGTCTCACTCTCCAACACGGCAGGGactgagggagaggagaaggaggaagagagatgagagatgagaggagcactCAAAGGGAGACCGTCAGTATCTTCTTGATTAAAGTGGTACCTATGATGTTTTGTAGACGTGTCTCAGTGATGTGGAGGAGCTGCTGATAGGCTTGGATACAGAGGTCACTCAGGGCACGGATCAAGTCACTTAAGTCAGTCGTCAGTGGCACAAGGTCTTCTGAATCAAGGTTCTGAAAAGTCATTAAACCAGCCATACATTAACATCGTCAGTCAGAGTTTTCCAGACTGTTCAAAGGATGAGCACAAATTCTTAAGAGCTGTTTTAATAAATCAGCACTATGATTGTCTTTTATCTCTGCCTTTTACAGGAACCCAGACAATAAGATGTAAATGATATATTTAAGTTCATCCTACCTCTTTTGGGGAGTGCTGGGTCAACAGGTCATGCAGCAGACAAGCGTTCTTCAGCCATAGTGTTGTCATACCTATATCATTATTATGTTTCTGCAGAgccaagaaagaagaaaaaaggtcaaGCTGTCACTTGGAGATTAAAAATggtaaatgaaaaaatatcagtgttattttgtgtgtgagaaagagggGATGGGTTTTCTTCTGGTTTACTTTCTCCTGAGGGGACAATCACGAGAAAGTGTTTGTGTATGCCCTCTGCAAGTGACAATCTACCTGACAGGATGTGAACTGCCCTTATGCATTAAACCTCAACCATATGGCAGGTTTAAACTTCGGGTTACCTTCAGAGCTGTCTTCATGGCAGTGACAGTAGTGCTACAGAGTGAGCGTGCACGCGTTTGATCCCCGCTGCAGTCGGCCTGTCGAACACACAGGAAGAGCACGTTGGCCGGCAGACCAGGAGGTAGTGACAGGGCGCTGTCGACCCGGATGTCTGaatcacagacagagagcagagatagCAGAATGTAACGAGGTCAGGTCATATTTGTCAGCAATCAAGAAGTTAGTTACAGTCAAAGTTTGTTCATGTGAGTCTCGTCACTGTTGGGTGCAATGCTACAAATCTGTGGTCTGATCTCATCATCCCAAGATTGcaaaagtagagaaaaaaaacaaatatacagtataattacTGTGTAAAAAAACACTCAAGTATATTCCCACAACTTTGTCTTGCCTTTCATTATTAACATCTTGCCTGATTCAAACAACTTTCCCAGGAAAATTCTAGGATTTCCAAGGACCAGTGAGAACTAGGAAAAGAGGTAGATGAAGATGAGTAATGAGTGCAGGGATCCGTCTCACCTGTGATGAGGTTCTTGATGAGTTTGGTTTCATCTCTTTTTCTACATTCAAGCAAACCAGTGACTGTTGCAGGCTTCTCTCGGGAAGGACAAGAGCCTTGTTGTGTGGTCAAAGCTGATGGGAGAACTGTAAAGGGAAAAACAAATTACATGTTTCATCAATACCACATTTTaggaataaagaaaaatggTGCGCTGACCAAACACTCATAGAATTTAATCTTCAGgtgaaaacacagaaatcacCGAAATACACATCAGTGGAGAAAGGTTTGTTTCTGTGCCTTCATGGTTGATCTAATTAGACCACACCTTGCGTCAGGAGTCGTCGGAGTGTGACAGTGTTTCTAagttccttcatctctctcctcagCCGCGCACACTCTTGCTCTCTGGCCTCCAGTAGTTCCTGCAGTTcctttacacacaaacattttggtTTTGATGCTTACAGCTAGTTATCAAGGCGACTTATAATAAGCACATCCATAAAAAAATCCTCAACTTTTAAGTAGATTATGTCATAAGCAGCCAGTTCTACTTTGCTGAATGGAGATTAATAAAGCAAGAAAGTGCTGGAagatgaggggggaaaaagtaGGAAGACGGGAGCATAACAAGGTCAGGAAAAAGTGTGACATTAAAATATGTGAGAACTGGTGGAACAAAGACCATTAGGTTACTTTTTCAATTCATACTCAGTATTTTACACAGTATCTCTCATGCAACACAAACGACTGCTTTAAAAATTCGATACCTGTCGTTGCGtagcagaaaaagaagaactgGAGATTGCTTGACCGAGCTGGCACCTCAgcgcctccacctcctcctcctgctgactGCGCTGACTACGCAACTGGCTCTCCATAAACctgaaaaagacacaaaacagaaTGAATCCACAACCTGTAAATAATAAGATAAGAATGTGATAAATGAGTACGTGGCGACAGACTGACTTGTTGGCTACTCGCACAGCATCGTAGGCATGTGCCAGATCCTCCCCTCTCATTTTCACTGCCGGGTCTTTGGCCACATCCATCCTCTCCATCAGCTGGTCCTGTCAGTgcaaacatgaacacagcaaCATGAGGAAAACAATGTGGATGCTTGATGTATGTAAGATAACGTGTATAAAACGTTTGGGTAATGTCCCAAAAAGTGGAATATTTTACCATTGGTGTTTCGGAACCACACACTGAGACTTTTCTCTCGGCGCAGAGAGATGTCACGCTGAACCTGCGGACCTCCTCCGGAGATGGGAAAGTAGATGGGAAGGGTGATACGGAGAGTGGGGTGAATGACTGGGGTGACAGTGGAGtcggggagggagagagagtgtcaAAACTCATGCTCTGGGTGGAGTCTGTCCTTCTGTGGCCCTTGGTGCGCTgttgcaaagagaaaaaaaagttttatacCCAAATATTATTTTCTGAGAAGTAAgttttcaaagtgtgtgtgggtgaagtTATGAACCTCGGTGAGCAGACTCATCTCTCTGAGGTTGTCGTATCTCTGCTCCAGTCTGGTGAACTCCCTCAGGAGACCCTGAtactttcttctctcctcatccAGCTCTGCCCTCAGAGCTGCACTCGCCTGAGTCACAGCCTGACGCAcacactctgcacacacacagaggaggagaaagagggtgATTGAGACacaaagtgagagaaagaagagagaaagaaggagagaggggggggtgaccTCTGAAATAATGCAGACTATGATGCAAGCAAAGTGAGAACTTACCTTCTTGTGCTTTTTCTTGTTCAAGCAAGCGAGAGGAGAGATCCTCTTTCTCCTtgctaaaaatgtctttttctctctgcagggcTTCCACCTCCTAACAGGGTGAGAGAAAATCAACAATTAAAACTCTGCTAAGCGTGCAACAaaaagtaaaggaaaggaaataaatcaaacagCCCCTCAATTTGAAATGTGCCAAGTTATTCTTGAGCTGAAAGGCCTACTTGTGTAAGTTGAAGGATTTCCTGTGAAGCCTTCTCCtcagctctcctcctctcctccatctccttctcGCTGATAATGGGGCAGGGAGGAGGCTTCTCAAGTTTCTGGCTCTCTAGTTTCTGTATTGTCGCCCTTAGAGTTTccagttcagcagcagaggacTCTCGCTCTGCATGTAAGGTCTCTCTCAAAGCAGCTCTCTCCCTGGcctggacagacagacagatgttgtCAGTATAACATGAAATGCCCTGTTGGTGAACACATTTTGAGGTTGAATCAAATCTTTACACAACCCTTCACCCCACCTCCTGGTCTGCTCTCAACTGCAACTGCATCAGTTTGACTTCCATGCCCTTGTTGAGCTCTCTGAACCTCTCCACTGAGCGTGCTTCTGTCTTTAGTTTCATCAGCTCCCTCCTGGCAGCCCTGCGGCGCACACAACACTGCATGAACACCACCGCCGCATGTACTCGCATATACGCCCGCCTCGCCAACCACCCACGCACAGTCGCCTGAAGCAACACAGCAGCCCGCTCCGCCACCAGCTGAGGAAAGAGAATAAGGTTAAGAACTGCAATTTCAAGGAGAAAGTGGATAAAAAGCACACTCCAAATAAACAGGTAGAGGTTGTTTGACTCAAGCAGGTAATGAAGGCTGTTAATCTGACCTGTCTGTATCTGCGGCGCGTCAGTGTGCCTCTGGTGAATGCCTGGATGGTGGTGGTGGCCTGTCGGATCATGAGGAATAACTGTCTCACTGCTACCATGCGGTAGGTCTTCTGGATTACTAAAGCTGCCTTGGTGTAACGTAGTGTCAGGGCCAGACtgtaaaaaagtgtaaaaaaaaaaaaagaggaaagattaTATATAAGAGTGAAATATTTAATGGAAGTTTTCAGAGAGAATACATTAAGATGTTTTGCTGAAGAAAGGTGAATACCAGAGTTATTTCAGAAAATGTAGCATTGGAgattcataaaatgtatataaaacacagacaaatgaCAAACCTGGCACTGTTTTcatagagtaaaaaaaatgtaagaattACTGTATACAAATAGATGGTAGCCAACAAGCCTGGCACATTTGTTTtactgaattaatcatttatgtctttaaagaaaataaaacataaaaaatgtaagCCAATGAGGGGACACATCATCAGCAGTCGCTCTACAATCTGGGACTTCttttacagaaataaaacagaaataaatcacAGGGCCTactaaaatattataaaatgatttgtgtaccagataaaaatacattactctctttcacacacacacacatctctcacCGTCTGGCCAGAGTTCCTCTGCAGTATCTTTGTATAGTAACCGTTGCCCAGCAGATCCTGGAGTATCTGATCCGTGCCAGCCATCCTCTGACCCCGCTCTGGATGATCACAGCAGCCCCTCGCAGCCTTTCAGCTCTGAGCCTCTCCAGCAGAGCCACCTGACCAGCCCGGAAAAATACTTTGGTCTTTCCAAAGCAGTATTGGTCCGGATCTGAAATGAGCTGAGGGAGCGTCTTCTGGCACGAGGCCATGGCCTTCTCCTGGCTCTGAGGCCCTGGGAGCAGAACACGGTACCGACTGAAGAACTCCTCATACGTCCATCTGAAAACACAGATTTAGTTCAGAAATCTCTCAGAAACAGTTTGATATGTCTTGAACATAGTTTGTGTcttaattttgtctttttttcccctgttgcTCTACACCATGTTATACTTTCATTTAAGTTCATGTAATTTTCTTGCTACAGAAAAAGTTCATAAACtagaaatgacaatgaaaacaaatagaCGCAACACTGTCTCAACTCTTACATGTTGGTGTGTTTAATAAAATTTGGACAACTGAGACTTCAATGCTGCTTTGTTGCATGGTTGGACATTAGCTCATTGTGTGTTCTACAGGATTGGTGCATTGAGCAGCTGTATATTGCATTTTGTAGACCTTTGaccaaaatgtaaataaataaataaataaaagcaattcAAGTATCATAGTTATGGATTATTTGTACAGAAATAATATTTTCTTACACAATATCATCATGAACTAAAACAAAAGCTGCCTAAAAGTTAGGACATAAATCTAAGACCGTATGTTATATAAATTACACACAAGCTGTATTAATTGTGTAATTGGTGTAGTGTGATAATTTAAGATTAAGGTATCTTTGGAAAACACAACACTGCTCGATGTTTCTCTATCATCCATGATTTAGAAAAGAGGAATAACACTGAATAACATTGGCTTGCTTGCATGACTTTCTGAAAAGATTAAGCTATCAAACTGCCTGAGAGCTCGGCAGAAAATAAGATTAATGTCTACAAAGTACCTGGATGGATAACCTGCAGCACTGATCCGAATAGTCTCCAACACACC from Scomber japonicus isolate fScoJap1 chromosome 7, fScoJap1.pri, whole genome shotgun sequence encodes:
- the si:dkey-110c1.10 gene encoding unconventional myosin-Vb, which encodes MATLELYTKGASVWIPDPDAVWVSAQLLQDYSPGEKQLLLQISNEKEVQYPVASPTDLPPLGNPDILEGENDLTALSFLHEPAVLHNLRVRFLDYSSIYTYCGIVLVAINPYDQLPIYGEEVIDAYSGQDMADMEPHIFSVAEEAYRTMTREEKNQSIIISGESGSGKTVSAKFTMRYFAVVGGAAQQTSVEERVLASNPIMESIGNAKTTRNDNSSRFGKYIEIGFGRNGDIIAANMRTYLLEKSRVVFQASAERNYHIFYQLCASRELPEMRSLKLDAPEHFRYTNQGGEMQIPGTDDVLDLERTRNAFIILGVQPDQQMELFRILAAVLHLGNVNIQASGRSSDRSYIDADDRSLAVFSKLLGVEGPQMAHWLCHRRLAVGGEMLIKPITGQQSLEARDALAKHIYGQLFTWTVQRLNSALRTQKQQVKSFIGVLDIYGFETFDRNSFEQFCINYANEKLQQQFNRHVFHLEQEEYIREELAWSRIEFSDNQQCINLIEGQLGLFDLLDEECRMPKGSDENWARKLYDQHLTSKPHPHFRKPRMSNSAFIVLHFADTVQYECGSFLDKNRDTVFEELINILKASQSELVAELFQQQENVSVANGSVRSGKRGHREHKLTVGFQFRQSLQMLMDTLNSTTPHYVRCIKPNDLKEPFVFDPKRTVQQLRACGVLETIRISAAGYPSRWTYEEFFSRYRVLLPGPQSQEKAMASCQKTLPQLISDPDQYCFGKTKVFFRAGQVALLERLRAERLRGAAVIIQSGVRGWLARIRYSRICWATVTIQRYCRGTLARRLALTLRYTKAALVIQKTYRMVAVRQLFLMIRQATTTIQAFTRGTLTRRRYRQLVAERAAVLLQATVRGWLARRAYMRVHAAVVFMQCCVRRRAARRELMKLKTEARSVERFRELNKGMEVKLMQLQLRADQEARERAALRETLHAERESSAAELETLRATIQKLESQKLEKPPPCPIISEKEMEERRRAEEKASQEILQLTQEVEALQREKDIFSKEKEDLSSRLLEQEKAQEECVRQAVTQASAALRAELDEERRKYQGLLREFTRLEQRYDNLREMSLLTERTKGHRRTDSTQSMSFDTLSPSPTPLSPQSFTPLSVSPFPSTFPSPEEVRRFSVTSLCAERKVSVCGSETPMDQLMERMDVAKDPAVKMRGEDLAHAYDAVRVANKFMESQLRSQRSQQEEEVEALRCQLGQAISSSSFSATQRQELQELLEAREQECARLRREMKELRNTVTLRRLLTQVLPSALTTQQGSCPSREKPATVTGLLECRKRDETKLIKNLITDIRVDSALSLPPGLPANVLFLCVRQADCSGDQTRARSLCSTTVTAMKTALKKHNNDIGMTTLWLKNACLLHDLLTQHSPKENLDSEDLVPLTTDLSDLIRALSDLCIQAYQQLLHITETRLQNIIVPAVLESETIPGLSGAQAKLVGSRKRAGSDPRAVGGDVPTMASVMRELGALHTSMSHQALPQTLMEQTFHQLFYLISASALNSLLLRKDICCCSRGMQIRYNLSLLEEWLRSRGLQAGGAVATLEPLIQAVQLLQAAKKTEGDAQALCQTCTALSSQQIVKILTLYTPHSDLDERVTLNFIRIVQGLLKGRSDGQPPQLLMDVRRVFPVTFPYLPPPVLRAEQLVIPDSLKISFLRRA